One Mycobacteroides abscessus ATCC 19977 genomic window carries:
- a CDS encoding aminoglycoside phosphotransferase family protein, with protein sequence MHAGQVRITSSVVRGLIDAQFPQWRVQPIRPVQSVGTVNAIFRIGSQFAARFPLQGEDPGAVLQQLQAESDAAAKLVGRTRFPTPEPVAIGSPGPGYGLPWSVQTWLPGVVATGRDPGDSAGFARDLAEFVAGVRMISTGGKNFEGPGRGGVIALHDEWMQMCFERSAGLLDVPRLRQVWAQMRELPRGSDVDVTSHRDLIPGNMLVSGEGRLAGVLDAGGLGPADPALDLVGAWHLLDAAARKVFRESLRPDELQWQRGRAWAFQQAMGLVWYYANSNPAMSRVGRRTLDRLLADSS encoded by the coding sequence ATGCATGCCGGTCAGGTGAGGATCACATCATCGGTGGTGCGGGGTTTGATCGATGCTCAGTTTCCTCAGTGGCGAGTTCAGCCGATTAGGCCTGTTCAGAGCGTGGGAACGGTCAACGCGATTTTCCGCATCGGTAGTCAGTTCGCGGCGCGGTTTCCGTTGCAAGGCGAAGATCCCGGTGCGGTATTGCAGCAGCTGCAGGCCGAGTCAGACGCTGCGGCGAAACTGGTTGGGCGCACGCGGTTTCCCACGCCGGAGCCGGTAGCGATCGGTTCCCCGGGGCCGGGTTATGGGTTGCCGTGGTCTGTGCAAACCTGGCTGCCTGGCGTCGTAGCGACCGGCCGCGATCCAGGCGATTCGGCGGGGTTTGCGCGGGACTTGGCTGAATTCGTTGCCGGAGTGCGCATGATCTCGACCGGCGGAAAGAATTTCGAGGGCCCTGGTCGCGGCGGTGTGATCGCTCTTCATGACGAGTGGATGCAGATGTGTTTTGAGCGCAGCGCCGGGCTTCTTGATGTGCCGCGATTGCGTCAGGTGTGGGCGCAGATGCGTGAATTGCCGCGCGGGTCTGATGTTGACGTCACCAGTCATCGTGACTTGATTCCGGGGAATATGCTCGTGTCTGGCGAGGGGCGTTTGGCGGGTGTCCTCGATGCTGGCGGGCTCGGTCCAGCCGATCCCGCACTGGATCTAGTGGGTGCTTGGCATCTTCTTGATGCTGCTGCCCGCAAGGTGTTTCGTGAGAGTCTGCGTCCTGATGAGCTTCAGTGGCAGCGAGGCCGGGCGTGGGCGTTTCAGCAGGCGATGGGACTGGTCTGGTATTACGCCAACAGCAACCCGGCCATGAGCAGGGTCGGTCGGCGCACTCTTGATCGGCTCCTTGCTGACTCGTCCTGA
- a CDS encoding GNAT family N-acetyltransferase → MSDKQNGVPDSSGPFSHAVPQERIVADEFVMRRWRVGDVSAMHEAVTSSYGHLHPWMRWLAEPMTIEGAQAFIDSAARGWPTSSGDCNYGIFDAREAVLGGLGLHDCVGPGALEIGYWCHVAHTGQGLITRCVAALTEAALALPGVDRVEIRCDIANVRSVAVPKRLGYRLVERYERPVCTPAESGIGMVWVKASHQ, encoded by the coding sequence ATGAGCGATAAGCAAAACGGGGTCCCGGACAGTTCGGGGCCGTTCTCACACGCTGTGCCGCAGGAACGGATCGTTGCTGACGAGTTCGTGATGAGGCGCTGGCGAGTCGGTGATGTGTCCGCAATGCATGAAGCGGTCACTAGCTCGTACGGGCATCTGCATCCGTGGATGAGATGGCTGGCCGAACCGATGACCATCGAAGGCGCGCAGGCGTTTATCGACTCAGCCGCCAGGGGATGGCCCACTTCGAGTGGTGACTGTAACTACGGCATCTTCGATGCTCGCGAGGCCGTTTTGGGTGGTCTCGGGTTACACGACTGCGTAGGCCCAGGCGCACTGGAGATTGGCTACTGGTGCCATGTGGCGCACACCGGCCAAGGCCTCATCACCCGCTGTGTGGCGGCGTTAACCGAGGCCGCGTTGGCCCTACCTGGTGTGGATCGCGTTGAGATTCGCTGCGATATCGCTAATGTGCGCAGTGTAGCGGTTCCGAAACGCTTGGGATACAGGCTAGTTGAGCGGTATGAGCGACCGGTATGTACCCCAGCAGAGTCGGGTATCGGCATGGTATGGGTCAAAGCCAGTCACCAATAG
- a CDS encoding MFS transporter — protein sequence MSTAAVHAQPHSITGLRGVLITLCLTEITSWGVLYYAFPVLAPRITADTGWSAPAVTAAFSAALVVAAAAGIGVGRWLDRHGPRWLMTAGSLWGPAALIGVAMAPNYGWFLAAWLMAGIAMAAVFYPPAFAALTRWYGPGAVRALMVLTLVAGLASTVFVPLTAVLASHMDWRTTYLALAVLLTIITVPAHIIGLRRPWPSLPATHLAESPTRIARSRPFISLIIAFALASCASYAVIVNLVPLMNQRGLDGTVAATALALGGVGQVIGRFGYPALAQCISVVPRTLLIMGVVAATTALLGVFASAVSLIAVAVAAGMARGIMTLLQATAITERWGSTHYGHLSGLLTAPIMLTTALAPFTGAALAQLLHGYPAMFVALGVAGIIGAAAATATNPSQ from the coding sequence ATGAGCACCGCCGCGGTGCACGCGCAGCCGCACTCGATCACTGGGCTGCGCGGCGTACTGATCACGCTGTGTCTCACCGAGATCACCAGCTGGGGCGTGCTCTACTACGCCTTCCCAGTGTTGGCGCCGCGCATCACTGCCGACACCGGGTGGTCCGCACCGGCGGTAACGGCGGCCTTTTCGGCCGCACTGGTGGTCGCGGCGGCGGCTGGTATCGGGGTGGGCCGCTGGCTGGACCGGCACGGCCCACGTTGGCTCATGACAGCCGGATCACTATGGGGCCCTGCAGCGTTAATCGGGGTGGCGATGGCACCGAATTACGGCTGGTTCCTCGCCGCATGGCTCATGGCCGGGATCGCGATGGCCGCGGTGTTCTACCCGCCCGCCTTCGCCGCACTGACCCGCTGGTACGGACCGGGTGCGGTGCGCGCACTAATGGTTCTGACCCTCGTTGCGGGACTGGCCAGCACAGTGTTTGTCCCGCTGACCGCCGTCTTGGCATCACACATGGATTGGCGCACAACATATCTGGCCTTGGCCGTGCTACTGACGATAATCACGGTCCCCGCGCACATCATTGGGCTGCGCCGACCCTGGCCTTCGCTACCGGCGACGCATCTGGCTGAATCGCCAACCCGAATCGCACGAAGCAGACCGTTTATTTCCCTGATCATCGCGTTCGCCCTGGCCTCATGTGCCTCCTATGCAGTCATCGTGAACCTGGTCCCGCTGATGAACCAGCGTGGCCTGGACGGCACCGTTGCAGCCACCGCTCTCGCCCTGGGCGGAGTAGGACAGGTGATCGGGCGCTTCGGGTATCCTGCATTGGCGCAATGTATCTCGGTCGTGCCCCGCACCTTGCTGATCATGGGGGTAGTAGCCGCTACCACTGCACTACTAGGGGTCTTCGCTTCTGCCGTATCGTTAATCGCCGTCGCCGTCGCCGCCGGAATGGCGCGCGGAATCATGACCCTTCTGCAAGCAACCGCCATCACCGAACGATGGGGCAGCACCCATTACGGGCACCTCAGTGGACTTCTCACCGCGCCGATCATGCTCACCACGGCGCTCGCCCCTTTCACAGGTGCAGCGCTAGCCCAACTCCTGCACGGGTATCCCGCCATGTTCGTGGCGCTAGGAGTCGCCGGGATCATCGGCGCTGCAGCGGCTACCGCCACAAACCCATCCCAGTAA
- a CDS encoding NAD(P)-binding domain-containing protein translates to MSSDLPVVVIGAGPQGLAAAAHLLERGVEPLVLEAGAGPAAAVAEWGHVRTFSPWPELVDGAAARLLTAQDWSAPEDGYPTGQDWVQLYLGPLAVALGDRVRYSTAVTGVSRRGRDRLVSSGRAEQPFVIHTVDGQGRQQRLLARAVIDASGTWRSPNPVGADGLAAAGEQAAAAAGVLTYIPPAPELLRQWAGRHIVVVGSGHSAMTAVIELAQVVRRDPATTLTWVLRRGISSDTFGGGTADELPQRGALGIRAKQAVDDGLASLVTGFRTEQIEATADQVVLVAEDGRTLAPADHVVALTGFRPDLSFLSEIRLELDPILQAPVRLAPEIDPNQHSCGSISPHGVTELAHPEPDFFVVGMKSYGRAPTFLAMTGYEQVRSVAAELAGDHEGARRVELVLPDTGVCGGAGLFDDPDSQGAGGCCGVASSPEPLTIGARPPQQ, encoded by the coding sequence ATGTCTTCGGATCTTCCCGTTGTGGTCATTGGCGCCGGCCCGCAGGGGCTGGCCGCCGCTGCGCACCTGTTAGAGCGGGGTGTGGAGCCGCTGGTGCTCGAAGCAGGCGCGGGCCCGGCCGCTGCGGTGGCCGAGTGGGGACATGTGCGCACGTTCTCGCCATGGCCAGAACTGGTCGACGGCGCCGCGGCGCGACTGCTGACCGCGCAAGACTGGAGCGCCCCTGAGGACGGGTATCCGACTGGGCAGGACTGGGTGCAGCTCTACCTGGGTCCGCTGGCGGTCGCTCTGGGCGATCGGGTGCGCTACAGCACTGCCGTCACCGGGGTTTCACGGCGCGGCCGCGACCGCCTCGTCAGTTCCGGGCGCGCAGAGCAGCCCTTCGTCATCCACACCGTCGACGGCCAGGGCCGCCAGCAGCGCCTGCTGGCCCGCGCGGTCATTGACGCCTCCGGCACCTGGCGTAGCCCCAATCCCGTTGGTGCTGACGGTCTTGCGGCCGCAGGCGAACAGGCGGCTGCCGCAGCCGGTGTGCTGACCTACATTCCTCCGGCACCTGAACTGTTGCGGCAGTGGGCAGGACGTCACATCGTGGTGGTGGGCAGTGGGCACTCGGCGATGACAGCGGTCATCGAACTTGCCCAGGTGGTGCGCCGTGATCCCGCCACGACCTTGACGTGGGTGCTGCGCCGCGGCATCAGCAGCGACACCTTCGGTGGCGGCACCGCCGATGAACTACCGCAGCGCGGCGCGTTGGGGATACGGGCCAAACAGGCTGTTGATGACGGCCTGGCGTCTCTGGTGACCGGTTTCCGAACCGAACAGATCGAGGCCACCGCAGATCAGGTTGTGCTCGTCGCCGAGGACGGCCGTACGCTGGCCCCCGCAGATCACGTGGTGGCGCTGACCGGGTTCCGTCCCGACCTGTCGTTCCTGTCCGAGATTCGCCTGGAACTCGATCCCATCCTGCAGGCACCGGTACGACTGGCACCCGAGATCGACCCGAACCAACATTCGTGCGGCAGTATTTCCCCGCACGGGGTCACCGAGCTGGCTCATCCCGAACCTGACTTCTTCGTGGTCGGTATGAAGTCCTATGGCCGTGCCCCAACATTTTTGGCGATGACCGGCTACGAACAAGTCCGCAGCGTCGCCGCCGAACTGGCCGGGGACCACGAGGGGGCCCGCCGCGTCGAGCTGGTTCTTCCCGACACCGGTGTCTGCGGGGGCGCGGGACTCTTCGATGACCCCGACAGTCAAGGCGCCGGCGGCTGCTGCGGCGTAGCCTCCAGTCCCGAACCATTGACCATCGGGGCCCGGCCGCCCCAACAATGA
- a CDS encoding ArsR/SmtB family transcription factor gives MCHDGLVSSPAIPLAPAGAQACCSPLSGGILDSASAERIAQIFKALADPARVKLISLIAAAEGGQACLCDLTAPVGLSQPTVSHHMKMLVDTGLVHREQRGKWAYYRLDAAAFGQLAQLITPPS, from the coding sequence GTGTGTCATGATGGATTGGTGAGCAGTCCAGCGATACCCCTAGCCCCGGCCGGGGCGCAGGCGTGCTGCTCGCCGCTTTCCGGCGGAATCCTCGATAGCGCAAGCGCGGAGCGGATCGCGCAGATCTTCAAGGCGCTGGCCGATCCTGCTCGCGTCAAGCTGATTTCACTGATCGCCGCCGCCGAGGGCGGGCAAGCCTGCCTGTGCGATTTGACCGCGCCGGTTGGGCTCTCTCAGCCTACGGTCTCTCATCACATGAAGATGCTTGTGGACACCGGCCTCGTACACCGGGAGCAGCGCGGCAAGTGGGCCTACTACCGGCTTGACGCCGCGGCGTTCGGCCAGCTGGCCCAGCTCATCACCCCGCCGTCCTGA
- a CDS encoding arsenate reductase ArsC, with amino-acid sequence MTGQASTEPRQELTLDQVHALKTAATRLQQEFEGTFGTETIERFLQSSYGQFAGRASVSRFLPLLAERFARQRLRALARVEGKSADGRPTVLFLCIHNAGRSQMALGFFQAVAGDSAVAWSGGSEPGTEVNAIAIAAMAERGIDISGEYPKPWTDEVVQAADVVVTMGCGDACPVFPGRRYLDWTLDDPTGLDVEGLRPIRDEIERRVRHLVDELLGARQ; translated from the coding sequence GTGACTGGACAGGCATCGACCGAGCCGCGGCAGGAACTGACTCTGGATCAGGTTCATGCCCTCAAAACGGCCGCGACACGACTGCAGCAGGAGTTCGAGGGCACCTTCGGCACCGAGACGATTGAGCGGTTTCTGCAGTCCTCGTATGGCCAGTTCGCGGGCCGGGCGTCGGTATCGCGGTTCCTGCCGCTGCTGGCTGAACGGTTCGCCCGCCAGCGGCTGCGGGCGCTGGCCCGGGTGGAGGGCAAATCTGCCGATGGCCGTCCCACGGTGCTGTTCTTGTGCATTCACAATGCGGGCCGCTCCCAGATGGCGCTGGGGTTCTTCCAGGCGGTGGCCGGGGATTCGGCGGTGGCCTGGTCGGGCGGCTCCGAGCCGGGCACTGAGGTCAACGCGATTGCCATCGCGGCGATGGCCGAACGGGGTATCGATATTTCCGGTGAGTACCCCAAGCCGTGGACCGATGAGGTGGTCCAGGCCGCCGACGTCGTGGTGACCATGGGGTGCGGTGATGCCTGCCCGGTGTTTCCGGGCCGGCGCTATCTGGACTGGACCCTCGATGACCCCACGGGGCTCGATGTTGAAGGCCTGCGCCCGATCCGCGACGAGATCGAGCGACGGGTCCGGCATCTCGTCGATGAGCTGCTCGGCGCCCGGCAGTGA
- a CDS encoding DUF3349 domain-containing protein, protein MIAWARAAHAAGHLLSSSPHSTGPEHRHWLRRAVAAAAAWVRGGYDQDAPRWGFSPLIALNGPVSLTGGQLDQVVRNFRTCGNTHPDPVDVRVAICTVTGTLPSPSQVAAVLHALGGQP, encoded by the coding sequence GTGATCGCCTGGGCGCGGGCCGCGCATGCCGCCGGGCACCTGCTGTCATCGTCGCCGCACAGCACCGGACCCGAGCATCGGCATTGGCTGCGCCGTGCTGTTGCCGCTGCGGCGGCGTGGGTGCGGGGCGGATATGACCAGGACGCGCCCCGGTGGGGCTTTTCGCCCCTGATCGCCCTGAACGGGCCGGTGAGCTTGACCGGCGGGCAGCTCGATCAGGTCGTGCGGAACTTTCGCACCTGCGGCAACACTCACCCCGATCCGGTGGATGTGCGGGTAGCGATCTGCACGGTCACCGGCACACTGCCGAGCCCGTCCCAGGTTGCTGCGGTCCTGCACGCCCTGGGCGGGCAGCCCTAG
- a CDS encoding helix-turn-helix domain-containing protein, with protein sequence MTAEVNVLTIDSMATEGVEEGTPPDQGLLARVAVHAALADPTRLAIVEALSIGDASPTELQARLSIPSSNLLAHHLGVLQSAGVVHKRRSEGDRRRWYLRLIPQVLDSMCTTSPTSVSRVVFVCTQNSARSQLAAAAWRAQSPIPAESAGTRPARRIHPEAIETARRHGLELAAAAPRRLDDVLQASDYLIVVCDNAHEELPAIITRSHWAIQDPVPDGGTAVFDEVMTDIDSRIGRLAPRLIPAQAS encoded by the coding sequence TTGACAGCAGAGGTCAATGTGCTGACCATTGACTCAATGGCTACCGAGGGTGTTGAGGAAGGTACGCCGCCGGATCAGGGCTTGCTGGCCCGTGTGGCGGTGCACGCCGCGCTGGCCGACCCCACCCGCCTTGCGATTGTTGAGGCCCTGAGTATCGGGGATGCCTCGCCGACCGAGCTGCAGGCCCGGCTCTCGATACCGTCGTCGAACCTGCTGGCTCATCATCTCGGGGTCCTGCAGAGCGCCGGGGTGGTGCACAAACGCCGCTCCGAAGGTGACCGTCGCCGCTGGTATCTGCGGCTCATCCCGCAAGTGCTCGACAGCATGTGCACGACCTCGCCGACCAGCGTGAGCCGCGTGGTGTTCGTATGCACCCAGAACTCGGCGCGCTCGCAGCTGGCGGCCGCCGCCTGGCGGGCACAAAGTCCGATCCCTGCCGAATCAGCCGGAACCCGCCCCGCACGCAGGATTCATCCTGAGGCCATCGAAACCGCACGACGGCACGGTTTGGAGCTGGCAGCCGCGGCGCCGCGGCGCCTCGATGATGTGCTGCAGGCCAGCGATTACCTGATCGTGGTGTGCGACAACGCCCATGAGGAACTGCCGGCGATCATCACCCGCAGCCACTGGGCGATCCAGGACCCGGTACCGGACGGGGGCACGGCGGTATTCGATGAGGTCATGACCGACATCGACAGCCGGATCGGCAGACTCGCGCCGCGGCTGATCCCGGCGCAGGCCAGCTAG
- a CDS encoding inorganic phosphate transporter: protein MDIPLLVLIVIVTALAFDFTNGFHDTANAMATSIATGALKPKVAVAVAAVLNLVGAFLSTEVAKTISGGLVDDTKITTAVIFGGLTGAIVWNMLTWLLGIPSSSSMALFGGLIGAVWIGSGANAVHFGAVISKVLIPAFASPVVAALVAAAATYLAYRIVRSANGASVSRGFRVGQTVSASMVSLAHGTSDGQKTMGVITLTLIAAGQLHQGSGPPLWVVFSAGTAIAIGTYLGGWRIIQTMGHKLVRIEAPQGFSAETTSTVVLLVSSHAGFPLSTTQVCAGSILGAGLGKDRQSVRWSVAWRMLLAWCFTLPASGIVGGIAARIANTGNTGVLVVAAVLIGTVTAIYLINRRNAVTAATVNEVPAESAVPTTVA from the coding sequence GTGGACATTCCGCTTCTGGTCCTGATCGTGATCGTCACCGCTTTGGCATTCGACTTCACCAACGGGTTCCATGACACCGCCAACGCGATGGCGACCTCGATCGCTACCGGGGCGCTCAAACCCAAAGTGGCGGTGGCTGTGGCGGCGGTGCTGAACCTGGTGGGCGCCTTCTTATCCACGGAGGTCGCCAAGACGATCTCCGGCGGCTTGGTCGATGACACGAAGATCACCACGGCCGTGATCTTCGGCGGGCTGACCGGGGCGATCGTGTGGAACATGCTGACGTGGCTGCTGGGAATTCCCTCGTCTTCCTCGATGGCGCTGTTCGGCGGGTTGATCGGGGCGGTGTGGATCGGATCAGGTGCCAACGCAGTGCATTTCGGTGCGGTGATCTCCAAGGTGCTGATCCCGGCATTCGCTTCGCCGGTCGTGGCCGCGCTCGTGGCCGCCGCGGCCACCTATCTGGCGTACCGGATCGTGCGGTCTGCCAACGGGGCATCGGTATCGCGTGGATTTCGGGTCGGGCAGACCGTCTCGGCGTCCATGGTGTCACTGGCCCACGGCACCAGCGACGGGCAAAAGACCATGGGTGTCATCACGTTGACTCTGATCGCCGCCGGGCAGCTGCACCAAGGATCCGGGCCGCCGCTGTGGGTGGTGTTCAGCGCCGGTACCGCCATCGCGATCGGCACCTATCTCGGTGGCTGGCGGATCATTCAGACCATGGGCCATAAACTGGTCAGAATCGAAGCCCCCCAGGGTTTCTCCGCTGAAACCACCTCTACGGTGGTGCTGTTGGTGTCCTCGCATGCCGGGTTCCCGCTCTCGACCACGCAGGTATGCGCCGGCAGCATCCTGGGTGCCGGACTGGGCAAGGACCGCCAATCGGTGCGCTGGTCAGTGGCCTGGCGAATGCTGCTTGCCTGGTGCTTCACCTTGCCCGCCTCGGGAATCGTCGGCGGCATAGCTGCCCGCATCGCCAACACCGGCAACACCGGGGTTCTGGTGGTGGCCGCCGTGCTGATCGGCACCGTCACCGCGATCTATCTGATCAACCGCCGCAACGCGGTGACCGCCGCCACGGTCAACGAGGTCCCTGCCGAATCCGCCGTGCCGACTACGGTCGCCTGA
- a CDS encoding helicase associated domain-containing protein, producing MNTAMKSVGAESVAWRKAMAALRIFQSARGSAEVPRRFRVQGVDLGAWVYTCRDRYWDGLLSAAHVAELQSVPGWSWGPVRPGTWRHAFDALARYATIHGSTLAPAEESVRQWSAAQRKSHTSGELCAARSALLETLPHWEWDLDQLRWHDGMQAARQYAHKHGTISSAAPGTCVGGFGLGWWLQRCRQDHRAGTLPAPRATELEELPGWSWGRGEDSWERGMAALTRYVAQAGDACPSQHVVIDGVALGVWVCDKRRRYRLGILPPHQAAALQGVAGWQWYPQEASWQRGLAALSEYVDRHGGACPSSGCRVGAYPVGEWVRAQREAYRHGRLAARRAAQLQAVPGWCWHHQDCPAGHCCATSPS from the coding sequence ATGAACACCGCCATGAAATCGGTGGGAGCCGAGTCCGTCGCGTGGCGCAAGGCAATGGCCGCGCTGCGGATCTTCCAGAGCGCCCGGGGCAGCGCCGAGGTGCCGCGGCGCTTCCGGGTCCAGGGTGTGGACCTGGGTGCGTGGGTGTACACCTGCCGGGACCGTTACTGGGATGGTCTGCTGTCCGCCGCGCACGTCGCTGAGCTGCAGTCAGTGCCGGGCTGGTCCTGGGGTCCGGTCCGGCCAGGCACCTGGCGGCACGCCTTCGACGCCCTGGCCCGCTACGCCACAATCCACGGCAGCACCTTGGCCCCGGCCGAGGAGAGCGTGCGTCAATGGTCTGCGGCACAACGCAAATCCCACACCAGCGGCGAGCTGTGCGCCGCCCGCAGCGCACTGCTGGAAACGCTGCCGCATTGGGAATGGGACCTGGACCAACTGCGCTGGCATGACGGCATGCAGGCCGCTCGCCAATACGCGCACAAGCACGGCACGATCAGTTCGGCGGCGCCCGGGACCTGTGTAGGCGGTTTCGGTTTGGGCTGGTGGCTGCAACGCTGCCGCCAAGATCACCGCGCCGGCACGCTGCCCGCGCCGCGCGCTACTGAACTCGAAGAGTTACCGGGCTGGTCATGGGGCCGGGGAGAGGACAGCTGGGAGCGCGGCATGGCCGCCCTAACCCGGTATGTCGCCCAAGCCGGTGATGCGTGCCCCAGTCAGCACGTGGTGATAGACGGTGTGGCACTGGGGGTGTGGGTATGCGACAAGCGCCGCCGCTACCGGCTGGGCATCTTGCCGCCGCATCAGGCCGCCGCGCTACAGGGAGTGGCGGGCTGGCAGTGGTACCCGCAGGAGGCCAGCTGGCAGCGTGGCCTTGCCGCACTGTCGGAGTACGTCGACCGTCATGGCGGGGCCTGCCCGTCCAGCGGATGCCGGGTCGGGGCCTACCCGGTCGGGGAATGGGTGCGCGCCCAGCGCGAGGCCTATCGGCATGGCCGTCTGGCGGCGCGACGCGCCGCCCAGCTGCAGGCCGTGCCCGGCTGGTGCTGGCACCACCAGGACTGCCCGGCCGGCCATTGTTGTGCCACATCGCCATCCTGA
- a CDS encoding winged helix-turn-helix transcriptional regulator, translated as MSIEARHTEGAAKLSEHRAGAAPSRGAIMLVDTDPQIAAGLSEQAAQIGISTLWCRDGADALLHIGAEPPDVLVLAAHTDIINAAQITAAVRGRWQLPILIGAAPATDLIARKALAAGASAVITRPYDINAISPFVLGSEEQPGSGPAVYIAGPIQVDRRGHETRVRDRDVQLTVRELELLVFLIEQHGRVASSEEISRAVWGRPSDTNTVAVHVRRLREKLGDDPEHGEYIRTIRGAGYRLAPSISS; from the coding sequence TTGTCCATCGAGGCGCGGCACACCGAGGGGGCCGCCAAACTCAGCGAGCACCGCGCAGGCGCGGCGCCCTCGCGCGGTGCGATCATGCTGGTCGATACCGACCCCCAGATCGCTGCCGGACTCTCAGAGCAGGCCGCGCAGATCGGGATCAGCACCCTATGGTGCCGAGACGGTGCCGACGCGCTGCTGCATATCGGTGCCGAACCGCCCGACGTGCTGGTCCTGGCCGCGCACACCGACATCATCAACGCAGCCCAGATCACCGCCGCCGTGCGCGGCCGCTGGCAGTTGCCGATCCTGATCGGTGCGGCCCCGGCCACCGACCTCATCGCCCGAAAAGCGCTGGCCGCCGGTGCTTCCGCCGTCATTACCCGCCCCTACGACATCAACGCCATCAGCCCGTTCGTACTCGGATCCGAAGAGCAGCCCGGGTCTGGGCCCGCGGTGTACATCGCCGGACCGATCCAGGTCGATCGGCGCGGCCACGAAACCCGGGTCCGGGACCGCGATGTCCAACTGACGGTCCGCGAACTGGAGCTGCTGGTCTTCCTGATCGAACAGCACGGCCGCGTCGCCAGCAGCGAGGAAATCAGCCGCGCCGTATGGGGCAGGCCCTCGGACACCAACACGGTGGCCGTGCACGTACGGCGTCTGCGCGAAAAGCTCGGCGATGACCCCGAACACGGCGAGTACATCCGAACCATCCGTGGCGCCGGATACCGGCTGGCGCCCTCGATCTCCTCATGA
- the pstB gene encoding phosphate ABC transporter ATP-binding protein PstB produces the protein MAKRFDLKDVNIFYGDFHAVADVGLSVPPRSVTAFIGPSGCGKSTVLRSLNRMHEVTAGARVQGSVLLDGEDIYGDGVDAVGVRRTIGMVFQRPNPFPTMSIRDNVVAGLRLQGVRNSGALDEVAERSLQGANLWNEVKDRLDKPGGSLSGGQQQRLCIARAIAVQPDVLLMDEPCSALDPISTLAIEDLIAELKQEFTIVIVTHNMQQAARVSDQTAFFNLEATGKPGRLIEIDDTEKMFSNPGQKATEDYISGRFG, from the coding sequence ATGGCAAAACGTTTCGACCTCAAAGACGTCAACATCTTCTATGGCGACTTCCACGCCGTGGCCGACGTGGGTTTGTCGGTGCCGCCGCGCAGCGTGACCGCATTCATCGGCCCATCAGGCTGCGGCAAGTCCACGGTGCTGCGGTCCCTGAATCGGATGCATGAAGTCACCGCCGGAGCCCGGGTGCAGGGTTCGGTGCTGCTCGACGGCGAGGACATCTACGGCGACGGTGTCGACGCGGTGGGGGTACGCCGCACCATCGGCATGGTGTTCCAGCGGCCAAACCCGTTCCCCACCATGTCGATCCGCGACAACGTGGTGGCGGGTCTACGCCTACAGGGCGTCCGCAACAGCGGCGCCCTCGATGAGGTCGCCGAACGCTCGCTGCAGGGCGCCAACTTGTGGAACGAAGTCAAGGACCGCCTGGACAAGCCGGGCGGGAGCCTCTCGGGCGGTCAGCAGCAGCGTCTGTGCATCGCCAGAGCCATTGCGGTGCAGCCCGATGTGCTGCTGATGGACGAGCCGTGCTCGGCGCTGGACCCCATCTCGACGCTGGCGATCGAGGATTTGATTGCCGAGCTCAAGCAGGAGTTCACCATCGTCATCGTCACGCACAATATGCAGCAAGCCGCCCGCGTGAGCGATCAGACCGCGTTCTTCAACCTGGAAGCAACCGGTAAACCGGGGCGGCTCATCGAGATTGACGACACCGAGAAGATGTTCTCCAACCCGGGCCAGAAGGCCACCGAGGACTACATCTCCGGCCGCTTCGGCTGA